Proteins co-encoded in one Phalacrocorax carbo chromosome 5, bPhaCar2.1, whole genome shotgun sequence genomic window:
- the CD44 gene encoding CD44 antigen isoform X4 codes for MANLSLWATFGFCLLKLCLTETQFNVSCRYGGVFHVEKNGRYSLTRSEAVELCRALNSTLSTLEQLKKAHELGFETCRYGFVVGNIVIPRINPYHLCAANHTGIYKLTSNTTGRYDAYCYNATETRDKVCEPIERLDTSFLNNQGEIVIDNADGSRYNADGTRHSGESSTSGADDENAGSGSTHDTTPMDTSIRRSSPSYYGSATPVSQLPDHSSGGGEKEIPRKDSGKDNYEVSPVSPDISLVTAADDSPERDGGQYPASTITESVDGVKREKATKEPLPPSTPPGSESEQASTTDGSHVNWRPGVFPDTEDRLYQLQTPLPTTVASLDGAHHEDPTQPPLPSDNEPGQGTEGITHPTDAPGDAVLHRTTASTNKGGDDSPLTGTSKNNGSYSFLMAGVK; via the exons AATTCAATGTAAGTTGCAGATATGGAGGCGTTTTTCATGTTGAGAAAAACGGTCGCTACAGTCTCACACGATCTGAAGCAGTAGAACTCTGCAGAGCTCTCAATAGTACCTTGTCAACACTAGAACAGTTGAAGAAAGCTCATGAACTTGGATTTGAGACTTGCAG GTATGGTTTTGTAGTGGGGAATATTGTTATCCCACGAATCAACCCCTATCATCTTTGTGCAGCAAATCATACTGGCATTTACAAACTCACATCAAACACAACTGGCCGGTATGATGCATACTGTTACAACGCCACAG aaaCAAGGGACAAAGTCTGTGAGCCAATTGAAAGACTAGATACTTCTTTCCTTAATAATCAGGGTGAAATAG TCATTGACAATGCAGATGGCTCACGTTATAATGCAGATGGCACACGTCATAGCGGAGAGTCCTCAACCTCGGGTGCAGATGATGAAAATGCAGGTAGTGGATCAACACATGACACAACTCCCATGGATACCTCCATCAGAAGATCCAGCCCCTCATATTATGGAAGTGCTACTCCAGTCTCACAGCTGCCAGATCATTCTTCTGGAGGGGGTGAAAAAGAAATTCCTAGAAAAGATTCTGGTAAGGACA ATTATGAAGTTTCTCCTGTATCACCTGACATCTCTTTGGTGACGGCAGCTGATGATTCCCCTGAAAGAGATGGTGGACAGTATCCTGCGAGTACTA TCACAGAGTCCGTGGATGGTGTTAAGCGAGAGAAAGCAACCAAGGAGCCCCTGCCACCTAGCACTCCACCTGGAAGTGAAAGTGAACAAGCAAGCACCACAGATGGTTCCCATGTCAACTGGAGACCTGGAGTCTTTCCAGACACCGAAGATCGTCTTTACCAATTGCAGACCCCTCTTCCTACTA CTGTTGCCTCTCTTGATGGTGCCCACCACGAAGACCCAACCCAGCCACCGCTGCCTTCAGATAATGAACCAGGACAGGGCACTGAAGGCATCACGCATCCCACAGACGCCCCTGGGGATGCAGTCCTCCACAGGACCACAGCCAGTACGAATAAAGGTGGTGATGACTCTCCTCTGACGGGTACCAGTAAGAATAATGGATCCTACTCATTTCTCATGGCTGGTGTGAAATGA
- the CD44 gene encoding CD44 antigen isoform X7, with the protein MANLSLWATFGFCLLKLCLTETQFNVSCRYGGVFHVEKNGRYSLTRSEAVELCRALNSTLSTLEQLKKAHELGFETCRYGFVVGNIVIPRINPYHLCAANHTGIYKLTSNTTGRYDAYCYNATETRDKVCEPIERLDTSFLNNQGEIVIDNADGSRYNADGTRHSGESSTSGADDENAGSGSTHDTTPMDTSIRRSSPSYYGSATPVSQLPDHSSGGGEKEIPRKDSGKDNYEVSPVSPDISLVTAADDSPERDGGQYPASTITESVDGVKREKATKEPLPPSTPPGSESEQASTTDGSHVNWRPGVFPDTEDRLYQLQTPLPTNPTQPPLPSDNEPGQGTEGITHPTDAPGDAVLHRTTASTNKGGDDSPLTGTSKNNGSYSFLMAGVK; encoded by the exons AATTCAATGTAAGTTGCAGATATGGAGGCGTTTTTCATGTTGAGAAAAACGGTCGCTACAGTCTCACACGATCTGAAGCAGTAGAACTCTGCAGAGCTCTCAATAGTACCTTGTCAACACTAGAACAGTTGAAGAAAGCTCATGAACTTGGATTTGAGACTTGCAG GTATGGTTTTGTAGTGGGGAATATTGTTATCCCACGAATCAACCCCTATCATCTTTGTGCAGCAAATCATACTGGCATTTACAAACTCACATCAAACACAACTGGCCGGTATGATGCATACTGTTACAACGCCACAG aaaCAAGGGACAAAGTCTGTGAGCCAATTGAAAGACTAGATACTTCTTTCCTTAATAATCAGGGTGAAATAG TCATTGACAATGCAGATGGCTCACGTTATAATGCAGATGGCACACGTCATAGCGGAGAGTCCTCAACCTCGGGTGCAGATGATGAAAATGCAGGTAGTGGATCAACACATGACACAACTCCCATGGATACCTCCATCAGAAGATCCAGCCCCTCATATTATGGAAGTGCTACTCCAGTCTCACAGCTGCCAGATCATTCTTCTGGAGGGGGTGAAAAAGAAATTCCTAGAAAAGATTCTGGTAAGGACA ATTATGAAGTTTCTCCTGTATCACCTGACATCTCTTTGGTGACGGCAGCTGATGATTCCCCTGAAAGAGATGGTGGACAGTATCCTGCGAGTACTA TCACAGAGTCCGTGGATGGTGTTAAGCGAGAGAAAGCAACCAAGGAGCCCCTGCCACCTAGCACTCCACCTGGAAGTGAAAGTGAACAAGCAAGCACCACAGATGGTTCCCATGTCAACTGGAGACCTGGAGTCTTTCCAGACACCGAAGATCGTCTTTACCAATTGCAGACCCCTCTTCCTACTA ACCCAACCCAGCCACCGCTGCCTTCAGATAATGAACCAGGACAGGGCACTGAAGGCATCACGCATCCCACAGACGCCCCTGGGGATGCAGTCCTCCACAGGACCACAGCCAGTACGAATAAAGGTGGTGATGACTCTCCTCTGACGGGTACCAGTAAGAATAATGGATCCTACTCATTTCTCATGGCTGGTGTGAAATGA